The proteins below are encoded in one region of Pacificitalea manganoxidans:
- a CDS encoding HU family DNA-binding protein, protein MAKPMTKTQLVAALAEEMDTDKKTAAGALDAITGIITKEVSAGGAVTLPGIGKIYCRERPERMVRNPATGEQIKKEADKVVKMTIAKALKDSVNG, encoded by the coding sequence ATGGCGAAACCGATGACCAAGACCCAGCTCGTGGCTGCCCTTGCCGAAGAGATGGACACCGACAAGAAAACCGCCGCTGGCGCGCTTGACGCGATCACCGGCATCATCACCAAAGAAGTTTCGGCCGGCGGCGCCGTGACCCTGCCCGGCATCGGCAAAATCTATTGCCGTGAGCGCCCCGAGCGGATGGTCCGCAACCCGGCAACCGGCGAGCAGATCAAGAAAGAGGCGGACAAGGTCGTCAAGATGACCATCGCCAAGGCGCTGAAAGACAGCGTGAACGGCTAA
- a CDS encoding PRC-barrel domain-containing protein has translation MLDHDRNHNLIASTEVNGTRVYGRDGTHVGDIDHLIIDKKSGKIVYAIMSFGGFLGLGEEYHPIPWAALSYDTGKAGFVTDITEDQLKSAPPRNDDWYHDRRWEEQTLAHYGVPFYWI, from the coding sequence ATGCTTGATCACGACCGCAATCATAATCTGATCGCCTCGACCGAAGTGAACGGCACCCGTGTCTACGGGCGCGACGGCACCCATGTCGGCGATATCGACCATCTCATCATCGACAAGAAATCCGGTAAGATCGTCTATGCGATCATGAGTTTCGGCGGATTTCTGGGGCTGGGTGAGGAATATCACCCGATCCCGTGGGCCGCGCTAAGCTATGATACCGGTAAGGCAGGTTTCGTGACCGACATCACCGAAGATCAATTGAAAAGCGCGCCGCCGCGCAATGACGATTGGTATCACGACCGCCGCTGGGAAGAGCAGACGCTCGCCCATTACGGGGTGCCGTTCTACTGGATTTGA
- the aroC gene encoding chorismate synthase, with protein sequence MSINTFGHLFRVTTWGESHGPALGATVDGCPPGVPISAEALQGWLNKRKPGQNKYTTQRREADEVEILSGVFEGLSTGTPIQLMIRNTDQRSKDYGEIAEKFRPGHADITYYQKYGIRDYRGGGRSSARETAARVAAGGVARAALAALVPDLTITGYMVQMGEKHIDRSRFDLAQIAQNPFWVPDAVAAEDWAIYLDDLRKSGSSVGAAIEVVASGTPAGLGAPIYAKLDTDLAAAMMSINAVKGVEIGEGMNVATLTGEANADEITMGPDGPVYNSNHAGGILGGISTGQDVVVRFAVKPTSSILTPRRTITRAGEETEIVTKGRHDPCVGIRAVPVAEAMMACVILDHLLLHRGQVGEAPRVQFR encoded by the coding sequence ATGAGCATCAACACCTTCGGCCACCTGTTCCGCGTCACCACATGGGGCGAAAGCCACGGCCCGGCCCTTGGGGCGACGGTCGATGGCTGCCCTCCCGGCGTGCCGATTTCAGCCGAGGCCCTGCAAGGCTGGCTGAACAAGCGCAAGCCCGGTCAGAACAAATACACCACGCAGCGGCGCGAGGCTGACGAGGTGGAAATCCTTTCGGGTGTGTTCGAAGGGCTCAGCACCGGCACCCCGATTCAACTAATGATCCGCAACACCGATCAGCGGTCAAAGGATTACGGCGAGATCGCCGAGAAATTTCGACCCGGCCATGCGGACATCACCTATTACCAGAAATACGGCATTCGCGATTATCGCGGCGGTGGCCGGTCGTCTGCACGGGAAACTGCGGCGCGGGTCGCGGCGGGCGGTGTGGCGCGCGCGGCACTAGCGGCCTTGGTGCCTGATCTGACGATTACTGGCTACATGGTTCAGATGGGCGAGAAGCACATCGACCGCAGCCGGTTCGATCTGGCCCAGATCGCGCAGAATCCGTTCTGGGTGCCCGATGCCGTCGCCGCGGAGGACTGGGCGATCTATCTGGACGATCTGCGCAAATCCGGCAGTTCCGTTGGCGCCGCGATCGAGGTTGTGGCCTCCGGCACCCCTGCCGGGCTGGGCGCGCCGATCTATGCAAAGCTCGACACGGATCTGGCCGCGGCGATGATGTCCATCAACGCGGTGAAAGGCGTGGAAATCGGCGAAGGCATGAACGTCGCGACCTTGACCGGCGAAGCTAACGCGGACGAAATCACGATGGGCCCGGATGGTCCGGTCTATAACTCAAACCATGCGGGCGGCATTCTTGGCGGGATTTCCACGGGGCAGGATGTCGTCGTCCGCTTCGCGGTGAAACCGACTTCCTCCATCCTGACGCCACGCCGCACCATCACCCGCGCCGGCGAAGAAACCGAGATCGTGACCAAGGGACGGCACGACCCCTGCGTCGGTATTCGCGCGGTGCCGGTGGCCGAGGCGATGATGGCCTGCGTGATTTTGGACCATCTGCTGCTGCATCGCGGACAGGTGGGCGAGGCCCCGCGCGTTCAGTTTCGCTGA
- the thiB gene encoding thiamine ABC transporter substrate binding subunit, with amino-acid sequence MRPLTPTRFAAVPPLFARGAAVACATGLAFALHTGAASAQEADRPVLTLYTYDSFVSDWGPGPLVEAAFEAECACDLELIGAGDGAALLARLKMEGPRTEADIVLGLDTNLTANAAATGLFAPHGMGDLALDLPVAWDDPMFVPFDWGYFAFIYDNTELSDVPTSFEELAAAPEDLKIVIQDPRSSTPGLGLLMWVKAAYGERAPDIWEALAPHVLTVTKGWSEAYGMFTEGEADMVLSYTTSPAYHLLVEQDETKSAAAFDEGHYVQVEVAGKIASTDQPELADQFLQFMLTEAFQSVIFETNWMYPAVTPESGLPAGAETLVQPERALLLSADEAEAARDDALDEWLTALSR; translated from the coding sequence ATGCGCCCGCTGACCCCGACCCGTTTTGCCGCTGTGCCCCCCCTGTTCGCGCGTGGTGCTGCGGTGGCCTGTGCGACTGGTCTCGCCTTTGCCCTGCATACTGGCGCCGCCAGTGCGCAGGAGGCCGATCGTCCGGTCCTTACGCTATACACCTATGACAGCTTCGTTTCCGACTGGGGGCCGGGTCCGCTTGTCGAGGCCGCGTTCGAGGCGGAATGCGCCTGTGATCTGGAACTGATCGGTGCTGGCGATGGCGCGGCGCTGTTGGCCCGGCTGAAGATGGAGGGCCCCCGGACCGAGGCCGACATCGTGCTGGGGCTCGACACCAACCTGACCGCCAATGCCGCGGCAACCGGCCTGTTTGCGCCGCATGGGATGGGCGATCTGGCGCTGGATCTGCCGGTGGCATGGGATGATCCGATGTTCGTGCCCTTTGACTGGGGGTATTTCGCGTTCATCTATGACAACACCGAGCTCAGCGATGTGCCTACCAGCTTCGAAGAGCTTGCCGCCGCACCTGAGGATCTGAAGATCGTCATTCAGGATCCGCGCTCCTCGACCCCCGGCTTGGGGCTGTTGATGTGGGTGAAAGCGGCCTATGGCGAGCGCGCGCCGGACATCTGGGAGGCGCTTGCCCCGCATGTCCTGACGGTGACCAAGGGCTGGTCCGAAGCCTACGGCATGTTCACCGAAGGCGAGGCTGACATGGTGCTCAGCTACACCACTTCCCCGGCCTATCACCTGTTGGTCGAGCAGGATGAAACCAAATCCGCAGCGGCCTTTGACGAAGGCCATTACGTGCAGGTCGAAGTCGCCGGAAAGATCGCCTCGACCGATCAGCCGGAGCTGGCGGATCAGTTTCTGCAATTCATGCTGACGGAGGCGTTCCAGAGCGTGATTTTCGAAACCAACTGGATGTATCCCGCTGTCACGCCCGAAAGCGGCTTGCCCGCTGGTGCCGAAACGCTGGTGCAGCCTGAGCGCGCGCTGCTGCTGTCGGCGGATGAGGCCGAGGCCGCGCGGGACGACGCGCTCGACGAATGGCTGACCGCGCTTAGCCGTTGA
- a CDS encoding thiamine/thiamine pyrophosphate ABC transporter permease ThiP, which translates to MTALALLAVAVIVVLTLGTLAAVALRAEAPVALRASDWAAIRFTLWQAALSAAISVVLAIPVARGLARRRFWGRGMLITALGAPFLLPVIVAAMGLIAIFGRNGAVNSALAALGLPEIAIYGPQGVILAHVFLNLPLATRLILQGWLSIPAERFRLAESLGCGPRDIARLLEWPMLRAVVPGAAVVIFAVCLTSFAVVLALGGGPRATTVELAIYQAFRFDFDLGKAALLGLVQFALTAAAAVLAFGLVRPVMFGGGLDRVVPRRDADHWTLKFQDGVAITLAAAFLLLPMAVIAVEGAPRLFSLPAQVWAALGRSLWVALLSTVLCLALALPLALAAARWRHGRAVEAVGTLTIAASPLVIGTGLFILIFPFARPADLALPITALVNAALSLPFGLRALAPAARDLEADYGRLAESLGLRGMARLRLLTWPRLRRPIGFAAGLAAALSMGDLGVIALFADPDNATLPLQMYRLMAAYRSDDSAAAALLLLLASFGLFWIFDRGGRADAGP; encoded by the coding sequence CTGACCGCGCTGGCGCTGCTGGCGGTGGCCGTCATCGTGGTGCTGACGCTGGGCACACTGGCAGCGGTCGCCCTGCGCGCCGAAGCGCCCGTGGCATTGCGTGCCTCCGACTGGGCCGCGATCCGCTTTACCCTCTGGCAGGCGGCGCTGTCGGCGGCGATTAGCGTCGTGCTGGCCATCCCCGTCGCGCGCGGTCTGGCGCGGCGCAGGTTCTGGGGGCGCGGGATGCTGATCACCGCGCTCGGGGCGCCGTTTCTATTGCCGGTTATCGTCGCCGCGATGGGGCTGATCGCGATCTTTGGGCGCAATGGCGCGGTCAACTCAGCCCTCGCCGCGCTCGGCCTACCCGAGATCGCCATCTATGGGCCTCAGGGCGTGATCCTTGCGCATGTGTTCCTGAACCTGCCCTTGGCCACCCGCCTGATCCTGCAGGGGTGGCTATCGATCCCGGCGGAAAGGTTCCGGCTGGCGGAATCGCTGGGGTGTGGTCCGCGTGATATCGCGCGCCTGCTGGAATGGCCGATGTTGCGCGCGGTGGTGCCCGGCGCGGCGGTCGTGATCTTTGCGGTGTGTTTGACCAGCTTTGCGGTGGTGCTGGCCTTGGGCGGCGGGCCGCGTGCCACCACGGTGGAACTGGCCATCTATCAGGCATTTCGATTCGATTTCGATCTGGGCAAGGCGGCGTTGCTGGGGCTGGTGCAATTTGCGCTGACCGCCGCTGCGGCTGTGCTGGCCTTTGGGCTGGTGCGCCCTGTGATGTTTGGCGGCGGCCTTGATCGGGTCGTGCCGCGCCGCGATGCGGATCACTGGACGCTTAAGTTCCAGGACGGGGTGGCGATCACACTGGCGGCCGCGTTTTTACTGCTGCCGATGGCGGTCATCGCGGTGGAGGGGGCACCGCGGCTGTTCAGCCTGCCTGCGCAGGTCTGGGCAGCGCTGGGGCGGTCGCTTTGGGTTGCGCTGCTGTCGACGGTGCTGTGCCTTGCGCTGGCGCTGCCTTTGGCGCTCGCCGCCGCGCGATGGCGGCATGGGCGCGCAGTGGAGGCCGTAGGCACATTGACCATCGCGGCATCACCACTGGTGATCGGCACCGGGCTGTTCATCCTGATTTTTCCTTTCGCGCGCCCTGCCGATCTGGCGCTGCCGATCACGGCGCTGGTCAACGCGGCGCTGAGCTTGCCGTTTGGCCTACGGGCGCTGGCCCCCGCCGCGCGGGATCTGGAGGCCGATTACGGGCGCCTGGCCGAAAGCCTCGGACTGCGGGGAATGGCGCGGCTGCGGCTGTTGACGTGGCCGCGTCTGCGCCGTCCGATCGGGTTTGCCGCTGGGCTGGCAGCGGCGCTGTCGATGGGGGATCTGGGAGTCATTGCGCTGTTCGCCGACCCTGACAACGCCACCTTGCCGTTGCAGATGTATCGCCTGATGGCGGCCTATCGCAGCGATGACAGCGCGGCGGCGGCACTGCTGCTGCTGCTGGCGAGCTTTGGGCTGTTTTGGATTTTTGATCGGGGAGGCCGCGCAGATGCTGGACCTTGA
- a CDS encoding thiamine ABC transporter ATP-binding protein, which translates to MLDLDGAVIVNGGFTVDARMQVAQGAQVAVIGPSGAGKSTLLAGIAGFAPLSHGEIRWNGARIDSLSPGNRPLSMVFQEGNLFPHLSVAQNIGMGLRPDLRLSRAEKARVAAALDRVGLAETGARRPAALSGGQQSRVALARVLLRNRPVLLLDEPFAALGPALRHEMLDLVAEIAREDALTLLMVTHDPRDARRIAPQTILVAEGVAHPPRATDALLDDPPEVLRAYLGAE; encoded by the coding sequence ATGCTGGACCTTGATGGCGCGGTGATCGTCAACGGCGGCTTCACCGTCGATGCGCGGATGCAGGTGGCTCAGGGCGCGCAGGTGGCGGTGATCGGTCCGTCCGGTGCAGGCAAAAGCACCCTGCTTGCCGGGATCGCCGGGTTCGCACCGCTGAGCCACGGAGAAATTCGTTGGAACGGAGCCCGGATTGACAGCCTGAGCCCCGGCAACCGGCCGCTGAGCATGGTGTTTCAGGAGGGCAACCTGTTTCCGCATCTTAGCGTGGCGCAGAATATCGGCATGGGGCTGCGGCCCGATCTGCGGCTGTCGCGGGCGGAGAAGGCGCGGGTTGCAGCGGCGCTGGATCGGGTTGGGCTGGCGGAGACCGGCGCACGGCGTCCGGCCGCACTGTCAGGGGGGCAACAAAGCCGCGTTGCGCTGGCTCGGGTGCTGCTGCGCAATCGGCCCGTGTTGCTGCTGGACGAGCCTTTTGCGGCGCTTGGGCCCGCGCTGCGCCATGAGATGCTGGACCTTGTCGCGGAAATCGCGCGGGAGGACGCGCTGACCCTGCTGATGGTTACCCATGATCCGCGCGACGCGCGGCGGATCGCACCGCAGACGATTCTGGTGGCCGAAGGCGTCGCACATCCGCCCCGCGCGACCGACGCGCTGCTGGATGATCCGCCGGAGGTGCTGCGCGCCTATCTGGGCGCGGAGTGA
- a CDS encoding cytochrome c1: MIRKLALAALGALTISAGATWAAESSEGHIEDHAFSFEGPFGSYDQFQLQRGLQVYTEVCSACHGLKFVPIRSIGDEGGIGLPEDQVRAYADQWEVFDPELDDYRNAKPSDHFPPSSLENAPDLSLMAKARAGFHGPYGTGINQFVKGIGGPEYIRALLSGYTGEEKVEAGTTYYENTAFPGGWIAMAPPLSDGIVTYQDGHEDDVEAIATDVAAFLMWTAEPKMMARKQTGFAAVLFLGLLAVLLYLTNKRIWAPIKRKVKPAHGA, from the coding sequence ATCATCAGAAAACTCGCCCTTGCCGCGCTCGGGGCCCTGACCATCAGCGCCGGCGCCACATGGGCGGCGGAGAGCAGCGAAGGCCATATCGAGGATCACGCGTTTTCCTTCGAAGGTCCGTTCGGCTCCTACGATCAGTTCCAGCTTCAGCGCGGGCTGCAGGTCTACACCGAGGTCTGCTCCGCCTGTCACGGGCTGAAGTTCGTGCCGATCCGCAGCATCGGGGACGAGGGCGGCATTGGCCTGCCCGAGGATCAGGTGCGCGCCTATGCCGATCAGTGGGAGGTCTTCGACCCCGAGCTGGACGACTACCGCAATGCCAAGCCGTCGGATCATTTTCCGCCGTCGAGCCTTGAGAACGCACCCGACCTGAGCCTGATGGCAAAGGCGCGTGCGGGCTTCCACGGCCCCTATGGCACCGGCATCAACCAGTTCGTCAAAGGCATCGGCGGCCCGGAATACATCCGTGCGCTGCTCTCCGGCTACACCGGCGAAGAGAAGGTCGAAGCTGGCACCACCTATTACGAGAACACCGCCTTCCCCGGCGGTTGGATCGCAATGGCACCGCCGCTGTCCGATGGCATCGTGACCTATCAGGACGGCCACGAAGATGATGTCGAGGCCATCGCAACCGACGTCGCCGCGTTCCTGATGTGGACGGCAGAGCCCAAAATGATGGCGCGGAAACAGACCGGCTTTGCGGCTGTGCTGTTCCTCGGCTTGCTTGCGGTGCTGCTCTACCTCACGAACAAGCGCATCTGGGCACCGATCAAGCGCAAGGTGAAACCCGCCCACGGCGCGTGA
- the petB gene encoding cytochrome b, producing MSGIPHDHYEPRTSGEKWLNRRLPVIGLLYDTLMIPTPKNLNWLWIWGIILTFCLALQIVTGIVLVMHYTPHVDLAFASVEHIMRNVNGGHMLRYLHANGASLFFIAVYIHIFRGLFYGSYKAPREVTWIVGMLIYLCMMGTAFMGYVLPWGQMSFWGATVITGLFGAIPFIGEAIQTWLLGGPAVDNATLNRFFSLHYLLPFVIAGLVIVHIWAFHTTGNNNPTGVEVRRGSKEEAQKDTLPFWPYFVMKDLFALAVVLLVFFAVVGFMPNYLGHPDNYIEANPLSTPSHIVPEWYFLPFYAILRAFTSEVWVVQFAGWITGGLVDAKFFGVLAMFGAIAVMALAPWLDTSSVRSGRYRPMFKWWFLLLCIDFIALMWLGAMPAEEPYATFSLIGAAYWFAYFLVILPLLGVIEKPQARPATIEDDFVAHYGKSGASDGSTVSTPAE from the coding sequence ATGTCCGGAATTCCCCACGATCATTACGAACCCAGGACCAGCGGCGAGAAATGGCTGAACCGGCGACTGCCGGTCATTGGCCTGCTCTACGATACGCTGATGATTCCCACGCCGAAGAACCTGAACTGGCTGTGGATCTGGGGCATCATCCTCACCTTCTGCCTGGCGCTTCAGATCGTCACCGGCATCGTTCTGGTGATGCACTACACGCCGCATGTCGATCTGGCCTTTGCCAGCGTCGAGCACATCATGCGCAACGTGAATGGCGGCCATATGCTGCGCTACCTGCATGCGAACGGCGCGTCGCTGTTCTTCATCGCGGTCTATATCCACATCTTCCGCGGCCTCTTCTACGGCTCCTACAAGGCCCCGCGTGAGGTCACATGGATCGTGGGCATGCTGATCTACCTGTGCATGATGGGCACCGCCTTCATGGGCTACGTTCTGCCTTGGGGTCAGATGTCCTTCTGGGGTGCGACCGTGATCACGGGCCTATTTGGCGCCATTCCGTTCATCGGTGAGGCGATCCAGACATGGCTGCTGGGCGGACCGGCGGTGGATAACGCCACGCTGAACCGCTTCTTCTCCCTGCACTACCTGCTGCCCTTCGTTATCGCGGGCCTCGTGATCGTCCATATCTGGGCGTTCCACACCACCGGCAACAACAACCCCACCGGGGTCGAAGTGCGCCGTGGCTCGAAAGAAGAAGCGCAGAAAGACACCCTGCCGTTCTGGCCCTACTTCGTGATGAAAGACCTGTTCGCGCTCGCCGTGGTGCTGTTGGTGTTCTTCGCGGTCGTCGGCTTCATGCCGAACTACCTCGGCCACCCCGACAACTATATCGAGGCGAACCCGCTTTCGACGCCGTCGCACATCGTGCCCGAATGGTATTTCCTGCCGTTCTACGCGATCCTGCGGGCCTTCACCTCCGAAGTGTGGGTCGTGCAGTTCGCGGGCTGGATCACCGGCGGTCTCGTCGATGCGAAATTCTTCGGCGTGCTGGCTATGTTCGGTGCCATCGCGGTGATGGCGCTGGCGCCGTGGCTCGACACCTCTTCGGTGCGGTCCGGCCGCTATCGCCCGATGTTCAAGTGGTGGTTCCTGCTGTTATGCATCGACTTCATCGCCCTGATGTGGCTGGGCGCCATGCCCGCGGAAGAGCCGTATGCGACCTTCTCGCTGATCGGTGCGGCCTACTGGTTCGCCTACTTCCTCGTCATTCTGCCCCTGCTGGGCGTGATCGAGAAACCGCAGGCCCGGCCCGCGACCATCGAGGATGACTTCGTGGCCCATTACGGCAAGAGCGGCGCGTCGGACGGCTCCACCGTTTCGACCCCGGCCGAGTAA
- the petA gene encoding ubiquinol-cytochrome c reductase iron-sulfur subunit — MSQAEHHGETRRDFLYYATAGAAVVATGAAVWPLVNQMNPSADVQALSSIRVDVSGVQPGTQVTVKWLGKPVFIRRRTIEEIEAAREVDVSSLPDPVARNANLDGTAPATDPNRALTPAGAEGDAAEEWLVMVGVCTHLGCVPLGNAGDFGGWFCPCHGSHYDTAGRIRRGPAPENLLVPVAAFDGESTIVLG; from the coding sequence GTGTCTCAAGCAGAACACCACGGCGAAACGCGCCGCGATTTCCTCTACTACGCAACGGCAGGGGCCGCTGTCGTGGCGACGGGCGCAGCCGTATGGCCGTTGGTCAACCAGATGAACCCGTCCGCTGACGTGCAGGCGCTCAGCTCGATCCGCGTCGATGTCTCGGGCGTGCAGCCCGGCACGCAGGTAACGGTCAAATGGCTGGGCAAGCCGGTGTTCATCCGTCGCCGCACCATCGAGGAAATCGAAGCCGCCCGCGAAGTGGACGTGTCGAGCCTTCCCGATCCGGTCGCGCGCAACGCCAACCTTGACGGCACCGCGCCCGCAACCGACCCGAACCGGGCCCTGACTCCCGCCGGCGCCGAAGGCGACGCGGCCGAGGAATGGCTCGTGATGGTCGGCGTCTGCACCCATCTGGGCTGCGTGCCGCTGGGCAATGCCGGTGATTTCGGTGGCTGGTTCTGCCCCTGCCACGGCTCGCATTACGACACAGCCGGTCGCATCCGCCGCGGCCCGGCCCCCGAGAACCTGCTGGTTCCCGTCGCCGCCTTCGACGGCGAATCCACCATCGTCCTGGGCTAA
- a CDS encoding outer membrane beta-barrel protein: MRRTTIAALSLAALTSVAATAPARAEMSLSFYGGPQTAPHSRVKGDDGDGTEFNFLSEWEGKSFEAPPHYGVRGVWWRDENLGFGVDFNHVKVYASDDTREDNGFENLELTDGLNILTANVFYRWPGQFAGGALTPYVSGGLGIAVPHVDVEINDSETFGYQVTGPAVAWIAGVSYDLNDRWAVFGEYKGTFSSNEADLDNGGELKTDIVTNALNVGLTLKF, encoded by the coding sequence ATGCGCCGCACCACGATTGCCGCACTTTCCCTTGCCGCCCTGACGTCGGTTGCCGCCACCGCGCCGGCCCGTGCCGAAATGAGCCTGAGCTTCTACGGCGGGCCGCAGACCGCGCCGCATAGCCGCGTGAAAGGCGATGACGGGGACGGCACCGAATTCAACTTCCTCTCCGAATGGGAAGGCAAGTCGTTCGAAGCGCCGCCGCATTACGGTGTTCGGGGTGTCTGGTGGCGCGATGAGAATCTGGGTTTCGGCGTCGATTTCAACCATGTGAAGGTCTACGCCTCTGACGACACCCGCGAAGACAACGGGTTCGAGAACCTCGAACTGACCGATGGTTTGAACATCCTGACCGCCAACGTGTTCTACCGCTGGCCGGGCCAGTTCGCGGGCGGGGCGCTGACGCCTTACGTCTCCGGCGGTTTGGGGATCGCGGTGCCGCATGTGGATGTCGAAATCAACGACAGCGAAACGTTCGGCTACCAAGTGACCGGCCCCGCCGTCGCGTGGATCGCCGGTGTGTCCTATGACCTCAATGACCGCTGGGCGGTGTTTGGGGAATACAAAGGCACGTTTTCGTCGAACGAGGCCGATCTGGACAATGGCGGCGAGTTGAAAACCGACATCGTCACCAATGCGCTGAATGTCGGTCTGACCCTGAAATTCTGA
- a CDS encoding glutathione S-transferase has product MKLHFSPTSPYVRKVMVTLHETGLLDQVELLSGSGTPLDSSQAPTATNPLGKVPVLLREDGRAIHDSRVITRYLDSLSGDRLYPQARIWEVLTLESIADGMLDAALLMAYEWRLRPEDIRFPDWVEGQWSKVERSLHAIEDRWMSHLAGPLTAAQIALACALGYLDLRNADRNWRQHAPQLAQWYARMAERDSMIATAPPAV; this is encoded by the coding sequence ATGAAGCTGCATTTCAGCCCGACATCGCCCTATGTCCGCAAGGTCATGGTCACGCTGCACGAAACCGGCCTGCTCGATCAGGTGGAACTGCTGTCCGGCAGCGGCACCCCGCTTGATTCCAGTCAGGCCCCCACAGCCACCAACCCGCTGGGTAAGGTGCCGGTGCTACTGCGCGAAGACGGCCGCGCGATTCACGACAGCCGCGTCATCACCCGGTATCTCGACAGCCTGTCGGGGGATCGGCTCTATCCGCAGGCGCGGATCTGGGAGGTGCTGACGCTGGAATCGATCGCCGATGGTATGCTCGATGCCGCGCTGCTGATGGCCTATGAATGGCGCCTGCGCCCTGAAGATATCCGTTTTCCCGATTGGGTGGAGGGGCAGTGGTCCAAGGTCGAGCGGTCGCTCCACGCGATCGAAGACCGCTGGATGTCACATCTGGCCGGACCGCTGACCGCCGCACAGATCGCGCTGGCCTGTGCGCTGGGATATCTCGATCTGCGCAACGCGGACCGCAACTGGCGGCAGCATGCTCCGCAACTGGCGCAGTGGTATGCCCGCATGGCCGAACGCGACAGCATGATCGCCACCGCGCCGCCCGCCGTTTAA
- the mtaB gene encoding tRNA (N(6)-L-threonylcarbamoyladenosine(37)-C(2))-methylthiotransferase MtaB, translating to MTTPPIFSTLGCRLNAYETEAMKDLAQQAGIGNAVVVNTCAVTAEAVRKARQEIRKLRRDNPQATLIVTGCAAQTEPETFAAMPEVDRVIGNTEKMQPETWAAMGPDFIGETERVQVDDIMSVTETAGHLIDGFGTRARAYVQVQNGCDHRCTFCIIPFGRGNSRSVPAGVVVDQIKRLVQQGYNEIVLTGVDLTSWGADLPATPRLGDLVLRILKLVPDLPRLRISSIDSIEADDALMQAIATEPRLMPHLHLSLQAGDDMILKRMKRRHLRDDAIRFCEEARRLRPDMTFGADIIAGFPTETEAMFANSLKLVEECDLTWLHVFPYSPRPGTPAARMPQVNGRAIKDRAARLRAAGTTRVAAHLSAQQGLPHDVLMENPRMGRTAQFTEALFDQDQPVGQIVPALITGSEGDRLRAAVRDARAA from the coding sequence ATGACGACGCCGCCGATCTTCTCCACATTGGGCTGCCGCCTGAATGCCTATGAGACCGAGGCGATGAAGGATCTGGCCCAACAGGCCGGGATCGGCAATGCCGTCGTGGTCAACACCTGCGCCGTTACTGCGGAAGCCGTGCGCAAGGCGCGGCAGGAAATCCGCAAGCTGCGCCGCGACAATCCGCAGGCGACGCTGATCGTCACCGGCTGCGCCGCGCAGACCGAGCCCGAAACCTTTGCCGCGATGCCCGAAGTCGACCGCGTCATCGGCAATACGGAGAAGATGCAGCCCGAAACATGGGCGGCGATGGGCCCCGATTTCATTGGCGAGACCGAACGTGTGCAGGTCGATGACATCATGTCCGTCACCGAAACCGCGGGTCATCTAATTGACGGATTCGGCACCCGCGCCCGCGCCTATGTTCAGGTGCAAAATGGCTGCGACCACCGCTGCACCTTCTGCATCATTCCGTTCGGGCGCGGCAATTCCCGCTCCGTCCCGGCGGGCGTGGTGGTCGATCAGATCAAGCGGCTGGTGCAGCAGGGCTATAACGAGATCGTGCTGACCGGCGTCGATTTGACAAGCTGGGGCGCGGACCTGCCCGCGACGCCGCGGCTCGGCGATCTGGTGCTGCGCATTCTGAAACTGGTGCCTGACCTGCCGCGCCTGCGGATCAGTTCCATCGACTCGATCGAGGCGGATGACGCGCTGATGCAGGCCATCGCGACCGAACCGCGTCTGATGCCGCATCTGCATCTGAGCCTGCAGGCGGGCGACGACATGATCCTGAAACGGATGAAGCGCCGCCACCTGCGCGACGATGCCATCCGCTTCTGCGAGGAGGCCCGGCGCCTGCGGCCTGATATGACCTTCGGCGCCGACATCATTGCGGGCTTTCCGACCGAGACCGAGGCAATGTTCGCCAATTCGCTGAAGCTAGTGGAGGAATGCGACCTGACATGGCTGCATGTCTTCCCATACTCCCCCCGCCCTGGCACGCCCGCCGCCCGGATGCCGCAGGTGAATGGCCGCGCGATCAAGGACCGGGCCGCACGTTTGCGCGCGGCAGGCACCACGCGGGTTGCGGCGCATCTGTCGGCGCAGCAGGGGCTGCCCCATGACGTGCTGATGGAAAATCCGCGCATGGGCCGCACCGCCCAGTTCACCGAAGCCCTGTTCGACCAAGATCAGCCAGTGGGCCAAATCGTTCCGGCCCTGATCACCGGGTCCGAAGGCGACCGCCTGCGCGCCGCCGTTCGGGACGCGCGCGCCGCCTGA